One window from the genome of Pseudoliparis swirei isolate HS2019 ecotype Mariana Trench chromosome 24, NWPU_hadal_v1, whole genome shotgun sequence encodes:
- the polg2 gene encoding DNA polymerase subunit gamma-2, mitochondrial, with translation MLSYGVRNVLSRCTINATPRRATPAARLSGRHCSASSGGDVDRVSALLQLCVDRHYVSPGHTNTERLKCGTSCIYGPLGTELRRNLLEQWWRSVTRSTAQVFGISTLSSSEDPAAETRGQLRMVESDCLLRVLEQPELSREQLVQEVQALIRRSPSPRTNFLQGALEQFVPSLELVNRKLPFGLAESGLCFQPSDGSGCPAEVTQTSLVWFCSPRTSSQWLDHWARQRLKWWRKFALSPSDFSSSDVPVEELEGEASRGVRISYSFPWGQETLETLWSRGHAELLQTHKGVRSKLQCRDGRKSVPHVVSVTGNMDRGVMAFLSNSLQQLMKEDGKQKLLRRKVLKLHPVLAPVKVALDIGRGATMELRQVCEGLLQEFMEDEISAWPGYLETLPTSMEELNTKYDEMGVLFTVVVNENTLESGLLQVRSRDTTVRETKHISEIKNFLSRYITAADNI, from the exons ATGTTGTCTTACGGTGTCAGGAACGTCCTGTCGCGGTGCACAATAAACGCCACGCCACGCAGAGCAACACCGGCTGCGCGACTCTCCGGGAGACACTGCAGCGCATCCTCTGGCGGGGATGTGGACCgggtcagcgctttgctgcagcTCTGTGTGGACAGACACTATGTCTCGCCTGGTCACACCAACACCGAGCGGCTCAAATGTGGCACGAGCTGTATCTATGGGCCTCTGGGCACGGAGCTGAGGAGAAACCTGCTGGAGCAGTGGTGGCGCTCCGTGACCAGGTCCACCGCCCAGGTGTTTGGGATAAGCACTCTGAGCAGCAGCGAGGACCCAGCCGCGGAGACACGGGGCCAGCTGAGGATGGTCGAGTCTGACTGTTTACTACGCGTACTGGAGCAGCCAGAACTGAGCAGGGAGCAGCTCGTCCAGGAGGTGCAGGCGCTCATTCGGAGGTCCCCCTCTCCGAGGACTAACTTTCTACAAG GTGCGTTGGAACAATTTGTCCCCTCGTTGGAGCTGGTGAACAGGAAGCTACCCTTTGGCCTGGCTGAGTCTGGTCTGTGTTTCCAGCCCTCAGATGGCTCTGGTTG CCCAGCTGAGGTCACCCAGACGTCTCTGGTGTGGTTCTGCTCTCCTCGTACCTCTTCCCAGTGGCTGGATCACTGGGCACGACAGAGACTGAAGTGGTGGAGGAAA TTTGCCCTGTCTCCATCAGACTTTAGCAGCAGTGACGTCCCAGTGGAGGAACTCGAGGGAGAGGCGTCTCGCGGCGTGAGGATCAGCTACAGCTTCCCGTGGGGACAGGAGACCCTGGAGACGCTGTGGAGCCGAGGACACGCCGAGctgctgcagacacacaaaggAGTCCGTTCCAAACTACAG TGCCGAGATGGTCGCAAGTCGGTTCCTCACGTCGTCTCGGTAACCGGGAACATGGACCGCGGAGTGATGGCCTTTCTGTCCAACTCACTCCAGCAGCTCATGAAAGAAGACGGCAAGCAGAAGCTGCTGAGGAGAAAG GTCCTAAAGCTGCACCCAGTGCTGGCTCCGGTCAAAGTGGCTTTAGACATTGGCAGGGGAGCCACTATGGAGCTGAGGCAG GTTTGTGAAGGGCTGCTGCAGGAGTTCATGGAGGATGAGATCTCTGCGTGGCCCGGGTATCTGGAAACTCTGCCAACGTCGATGGAGGAGCTGAacacaaa GTATGATGAGATGGGAGTGCTGTTCACCGTGGTGGTCAATGAGAACACGCTGGAGAGCGGCCTGCTTCAAGTCCGCAGCAGAGACACCACCGTCAGAGAGACCAAGCACATCTCGGAGATCAAGAACTTTCTCTCCAGATACATTACTGCTGCCGACAACATCTGA
- the LOC130190543 gene encoding probable ATP-dependent RNA helicase DDX5, whose product MPGFSDRDRGRDRGYGGGPPRFGGGGGGNRSGPPPGKFGNPGERLRKKHWNLDELPKFQKNFYQEHADSIRRQPQEIEQYRSSKEVTIKGRDCPKPIIKFHEASFPTYVMEVIAKQNWTDPTSIQSQGWPVALSGKDMVGIAQTGSGKTLAYLLPAIVHIQHQPFLEHGDGPICLVLAPTRELAQQVQQVVAEYGRASRLKSTCIYGGAPKGPQIRDLERGVEICIATPGRLIDFLECNKTNLRRCTYLVLDEADRMLDMGFEPQIRKIVEQIRPDRQTLMWSATWPKEVRHLAEDFLKDYVQINIGALQLSANHNILQIVDVCNDMEKEDKLLRLLEEIMSEKENKTIIFVETKRRCDEITRRMRRDGWPAMGIHGDKSQQERDWVLNEFRYGKAPILIATDVASRGLDVEDVKFVINYDYPNSSEDYIHRIGRTARSQKTGTAYTFFTPNNMKQASDLIAVLREANQAINPKLIQMSEDRGGRGRGERGGFKDDRRDRYSGGGRSNFGASSYRDRDSDREFGNGPKSAFGGNKAQNGGSFGGNSGDSSGSYGNSNYSNSNGQGNFSAQANQVGAFGNQSFQATPQFGAMQRAGQNGMNHPPFPFNSQPPQAQQLPPPPPMVPYPMPPPFPQ is encoded by the exons ATGCCGGGATTTTCAGACCGAGATCGCGGCAGAGATCGAGG GTATGGTGGAGGACCTCCTCgttttggtggtggtggtggaggtaatAGGAGCGGACCTCCTCCAGGAAAGTTTGGCAACCCTGGCGAGAGGCTACGGAAGAAGCACTGGAACCTTGACGAGCTTCCAAAGTTTCAAAAGAACTTCTACCAGGAACATGCAGATTCCATTCGCAGACAACCT CAAGAGATTGAACAGTACCGAAGTAGCAAAGAAGTTACCATCAAAGGCAGAGATTGCCCCAAACCAATTATAAAATTCCACGAAGCTTCATTTCCAA CCTACGTCATGGAAGTCATTGCCAAACAGAACTGGACTGATCCAACTTCAATTCAGTCTCAGGGGTGGCCAGTTGCCCTGAGTGGCAAAGACATGGTTGGCATCGCTCAAACTGGTTCTGGGAAAACCCTTGCT TACCTTCTGCCTGCAATTGTGCACATCCAACATCAGCCATTCCTGGAGCACGGAGATGGACCTATT TGCTTGGTGCTGGCGCCGACCCGTGAGCTGGCGCAGCAGGTGCAACAAGTGGTTGCTGAATACGGCAGGGCTTCCCGTCTCAAGAGCACCTGCATCTACGGCGGTGCCCCCAAAGGACCTCAAATCAGGGACCTCGAGAGAG GTGTTGAGATTTGCATTGCTACACCGGGTCGTCTCATTGACTTCCTCGAGTGTAATAAGACTAATTTGCGACGTTGCACCTATCTGGTGCTGGATGAAGCTGACCGCATGCTGGACATGGGATTTGAACCCCAGATCCGCAAGATAGTGGAACAAATTCGG CCAGACCGTCAGACCCTGATGTGGAGCGCCACCTGGCCTAAGGAAGTTCGCCATCTGGCTGAGGACTTCCTGAAGGACTACGTCCAGATCAACATTGGCGCGCTGCAGCTCAGTGCCAACCACAACATCCTGCAGATAGTTGACGTTTGCAATGACATGGAGAAGGAGGACAA ACTCCTCCGTTTGCTGGAGGAGATAATGAGTGAAAAGGAGAACAAGACCATTATTTTTGTGGAGACCAAAAGGCGTTGTGATGAGATCACCAGGAGGATGAGACGAGATGG GTGGCCAGCAATGGGAATTCATGGAGACAAGAGCCAGCAGGAGAGGGACTGGGTCCTTAATG AGTTCAGATATGGCAAAGCTCCAATCCTGATTGCTACAGATGTGGCCTCCCGTGGCTTGG atgtggaggatgtgaaatTTGTCATCAATTATGACTACCCTAACTCCTCCGAGGATTATATCCATCGCATTGGACGCACAGCCCGAAGTCAAAAAACGGGCACAGCCTACACCTTCTTCACCCCCAACAACATGAAACAAGCCAGTGATCTGATCGCTGTGCTCCGTGAGGCCAATCAGGCCATTAACCCCAAGCTGATCCAGAtgtcagaggacagaggag GTCGTGGTAGGGGGGAAAGAGGTGGCTTCAAGGATGATCGTCGGGATAGGTATTCTGGGGGTGGGAGGAGCAACTTTGGTGCTAGTAGctacagggacagggacagtGATAGAGAGTTTGGCAATGGGCCGAAGAGTGCCTTTGGTGGAAATAAGGCTCAAAATGGGGGCAGCTTTGGAGGCAATAGTGGTGACTCTAGTGGTAGCTATGGCAACAGCAATTATAGCAACAGCAATGGACAGGGTAATTTTAGTGCTCAGGCAAATCAGGTGGGTGCATTTGGTAACCAAAGCTTCCAGGCGACCCCTCAGTTTGGGGCCATGCAGAGGGCCGGTCAGAATGGTATGAACCACCCACCGTTCCCATTCAACTCTCAGCCACCACAGGCCCAACAGctgccacctccaccaccaatgGTGCCCTACCCCATGCCACCACCCTTCCCACAGTAG